Proteins encoded together in one Bactrocera neohumeralis isolate Rockhampton chromosome 4, APGP_CSIRO_Bneo_wtdbg2-racon-allhic-juicebox.fasta_v2, whole genome shotgun sequence window:
- the LOC126755690 gene encoding antigen 5 like allergen Cul n 1-like: MFPRFASIHFLLCFACVTVIEVKSSRLSWCDPELCPNGKQHIACGHDGRFTAACPEDAVMIDLRSYKKEILHEHNKRRNFVALGELPGYYPASRMATMVWDEELAFLAALNLKMCYVEHDECNNTPRFANVGQNLSGVAYQRQGVSISEVISRSMGLWFGEYPLINSNYITKFRVSSKFEQYGHFAEFVVDRNTHVGCAVIRYTNPSFPFFHIYNMACNYASKYAIGVPVYSVGESASECETGSNRNYPGLCSTKEKYNPNYQY; encoded by the exons ATGTTTCCGAGATTTGCTTCCAtacattttttgctttgttttgcttGCGTGACCGTCATTGAGGTGAAATCAAGCAGATTATCGTGGTGTGATCCCGAGTTGTGCCCGAATGGCAAGCAGCACATTGCATGTGGACATGATGGT AGATTCACCGCTGCCTGCCCCGAGGACGCTGTCATGATAGATTTGCGCTCCTACAAAAAGGAAATCCTACACGAGCACAATAAACGGCGTAACTTCGTAGCGCTCGGTGAGTTGCCCGGCTATTATCCTGCTTCGCGCATGGCCACCATGGTGTGGGACGAAGAGCTCGCCTTTCTGGCGGCGCTCAACTTGAAAATGTGTTATGTGGAGCACGATGAGTGCAACAACACCCCTCGCTTTGCGAACGTTGGACAAAATCTCTCTGGCGTGGCCTACCAGCGGCAGGGCGTTAGCATAAGCGAAGTGATAAGCCGTTCGATGGGTTTGTGGTTTGGCGAATATCCACTGATCAACAGTAATTATATAACGAAATTCCGCGTCTCATCGAAATT CGAACAATATGGTCACTTTGCGGAGTTCGTGGTTGATCGTAATACACACGTTGGCTGTGCTGTTATCCGTTATACCAATCCTTCATTTCCCTTCTTCCACATCTACAATATGGCCTGCAATTATGCGAGTAAATATGCCATCGGTGTTCCGGTCTATAGTGTTGGTGAGTCGGCGTCGGAATGTGAAACTGGTAGTAATCGAAATTATCCTGGTTTATGTTCCACAAAGGAGAAATACAATCCAAACTATCAATATTAG
- the LOC126754485 gene encoding antigen 5 like allergen Cul n 1-like produces MFSASTNLLYFGSLLLAISAVSSYGQRKLDWCDPALCPNGKWHVACDHNGRFGDNCPEDALLYDLRSYREHILHEHNKRRNFVALGQLPGYYPAARMATMVWDEELAYLASLNIKMCYVEHDDCNNSYRFPTVGQNLSGVDRRRDLDASVTDIMAMSMGLWFGEYPLIDSNYIRSFRVSSNFEKYGHFAEMMIDRNTHVGCAMSRYTHPTYPFLYIYNTACNYASKYALETPVYRVGEPASECETGPNPNYPGLCSKREKFNPNYD; encoded by the exons ATGTTTTCGGCATCCACAAATTTGCTTTACTTCGGCTCATTACTCCTGGCGATCTCTGCGGTTTCTTCGTATGGACAGCGAAAACTGGACTGGTGCGATCCGGCACTTTGTCCGAATGGCAAGTGGCATGTGGCGTGCGATCATAATGGC CGCTTCGGCGATAACTGCCCCGAAGATGCTTTACTCTACGATCTGCGTTCATATCGTGAGCACATACTGCACGAACACAATAAGCGACGCAATTTCGTAGCGCTCGGCCAACTGCCCGGCTATTATCCAGCTGCGCGTATGGCAACCATGGTGTGGGACGAAGAACTCGCCTATCTCGCGTcgttgaatataaaaatgtgctaTGTGGAGCATGACGACTGCAACAACTCCTATCGTTTTCCAACTGTGGGACAAAATCTCTCCGGCGTCGATCGGCGACGCGACTTGGACGCCAGTGTAACCGATATAATGGCAATGTCAATGGGTTTGTGGTTCGGTGAATACCCGCTCATCGATAGCAACTACATAAGGTCTTTCCGCGTTTCATCGAATTT TGAGAAGTATGGTCACTTTGCGGAAATGATGATCGATCGCAACACACATGTCGGCTGCGCCATGTCGCGTTACACACACCCCACCTACCCGTTCCTCTACATCTACAATACGGCTTGCAATTATGCCAGCAAGTATGCGCTGGAAACGCCTGTTTATCGTGTGGGCGAACCCGCATCGGAATGCGAAACCGGCCCCAATCCCAATTATCCAGGCCTCTGCTCGAAGCGCGAGAAATTTAATCCCAATTATGATTAA